In the Callospermophilus lateralis isolate mCalLat2 chromosome 19, mCalLat2.hap1, whole genome shotgun sequence genome, atctctaggttgtttgtttttgctttctttgattttgagacatggcctcactaaattgcttagagcctcactaaattgctgaggctgtccttgaatttcagatcctcctgcctcagcctccagagctgctgggattagacacATGAGATGTGGCAATAGGCTTCTCTACTACTTTTTAAAGCAATAACCGACCTTTCTTATTCTCCCTCTTCTTCCTATTCTTTTTCTTCCAGCTCCGCCTCTGAAATGCGCTGTCCATCAAGTCATCAACGAGCTCTAATTGGCTAATTCTACACAAGGTGCTAGAACGCCCTGCCCACTTCCGCCCCAGCAGAAATAAACGATAGGGCACCTGTGTCAAGAGGTTGGCCAATGGGAGGGCGATGCTCCTGTGGCTCCAACTGCCTCGGCTGAGCAGCCTCGTGCCCTTGCAGTTTGACATCTTCCTTGTAGCCTGAGAAGGTCCCTTCGGAAGCACTCCAGGGATGGAGGATGGCAGGCCCCGACCACCTGCGTCCCTCCTGCGCCTTCCCCACTCCTCTCCTCCTCGGAGCGGGTGGGAAGGGAGGCTTTGCCAGGCAAAAATAATATCTATGTAAATATCTGTGTTTTCagggtttcctttttctttttttcgtttttatggggtaaaaatcactttggctttctttttttttttttaatgttattttaaaatttcaagtgtTTTGACAATTTGAAcaccccctcccttccttttccCAAGTTTTGGGTGCTGAGGAGAAACATCAACCTCCCTCTCAGTCCTCCCACCTTGTCGCTGAGAGGTGAGACCCTGTGAGAAGTCTGAGCCCCTGGGAGGAGTCAAGGGTGACATAGGAACGGAGGTTGATCAGGGTGGAGTTAAGAAAGGGCAGGCACATCACTGCGGTGGAGGAGAAAGAGAAGCCATTTTAAGGTGTGAGATGGACTAGGAGGTGTAGGTCAGCTTCAGGGATGGCAgggaaaatgaatgaaaaaatactaggtttaaacaaaatgaaacagaacAAAACCAAACACCAGGATGTTCAATTACCCCGGATGAAGGATGTTAGAAACGCAATGATTTTCAATGGCTGCAGCTGAGTGGATCTCACGGACCACTGCAGGGTTGAGGAGTTCTCATAACCATTTCTTTTCCCCTTCTCTACCTCAGACAGGCATGGCCCTGCTCTTTGTACTAGGTTGCGTCTTCTTCCCAGTATTCTTCGCTGTCCTCCGTTGGGGCCTGCAGAACTACACCAAACTGCAGATGGAGGCAAGAGAGGCTGTTTTGGTGGCATCCAAGTAAGAAGACCAGGGTGAGAGTATCTTTCCTGGGGGCCAGGGCTGCTGGAGCTGATCTCTTCATTTCAGGACTAGGTAGTGGCAGAAGCAGAAGGAGAATGTGGGATCTGATGCGGCTCCGGGTCAGGAAGCAAAAGACATGGGCCatgggttggggatatagttcagctggtagagtacctgcctcacatgcacaaggatctgggttcaatctgcagcaccacacacacaaaaagatacTGGCTATAAGCCTGGCACAGGGGTGTAGACGtgctcacctataatcccagtggctcgggaggctaaggcaggaggatcgcaaattcaaaaccagccttagcaaaaagtgaggtgtttagcaactcagtgagagcctgtctctaaataaaaatacaaaatagggcttgggatgtggctcagtggtcaagtgcccctgaattcaatggttggtaccccaaaacaaaaacaaaagacattGGCTATGGTCACTGTGGTgcccacctgtgatcccagtgctttgggagactgagacaggaggatagccagttcaaagccagcctcagcaacagcaaggcactaagcaacttagttgctaaataaaatacagaatagggctggggatgccgctcagtggttgagtgcccctgagttcaagccagTTCAAAAAAACACTGTCTATGGAATCTTTGGCAAGTCCTTTAGCCTCTGAGCTTCAAATTCCTCACTTCAAAATGGGTTTAATAATGATGACATTCCCTTTCCTTTCTTCGTGGAGATGTTTAGGTGAGAGTCATGTGAATTAGCATCTCTCAAGGAGGGACTGCAAATTCCTGAAAATAACACAAAGATGTCTGAGCTGGAGGATTCCATCCAATGGGCATAGTGGGTGCTCAACTCCAGCAAGACATTTTGGAAGCTGGGTGATGTGAtgtacctataatctcagtgacttgggaggttgaggcaggaggatcataagtttgatgcCACCCTGGGTAACTTTGAAACCctgtctaaaaatttaaaaaataaaatataaaagggctggagatgtagcttggtggtaaagtgctGCTGGGTTCCACTCCATATattgcaaaacaaaacacaaacaaatcaTTGTTACCTGTTCTGATTCTTTCTAAAAGAGgttgagttttttttgtttttttttttttttttttttttttttttctgctactgGAGATCAAATGTAGGGTCTCAAATAttttaggcaagtgctttatcattgagctatatccccaggctaGAAGTTGagcgttctttttttttttttctttttttggggggaggggtgggTGGACCTCGGATTAAATTCAGGGTCActcccaaccactgagccacatccccagccctattttgtattttatttagcaactgagttgcttagtgccttgcttttgctgaggctggctttgaactctccatccttttgtctcagcctcccaagccactgggattacagtatgcaccactgtgcctggcaaagtTGAGCTTTTCTGTGAAATTTGCCAATCTTGGAACATTggcaaaaaattagaaattaagaaAATCCTGTACTCTGCTGACAACACCATATTGGTGAAACAACATGTTTGTGGCCTTGACATAGTGGCAcatactgtaatcccagcagctgtggagactgaggcaagaggattgcaagttcaaggccagcctcagcaacttagtgaggccctaagtaatttagcaagatcctgttgcaaaacaaaaattttaaaaagctggggatgtagctcaacggCAAAGGGTCCCTAGCTTTAATTCTGAgtacaaataaatagataaataagccTGTGGGATCTGTTGAGCCCTCGAGCTGCAAATTTATGATCCATTTGACAAAACGTGAGCTATTTCAAACCATAGTTAGGACAACGAGTATGCAGAAGGCAGAATTCATTAGGGTGTCCAAGTGAATgcctggcagaaaaaaaaaatcacacacgcAAAAAGCACAAATCCTTGTCTCTATTTGCTTTGATCTGCTTCATCCAAGGTAAAACCACAGTTCCTTGACCAAGTCTGTGGTCCTCAGTTTTGGTGACCTACTGTCCTCCTCCCAGCTGAGTTCCTTTTGCAGTTTTGCTGATTTTTGACTCTGGAGTTAAGCAAACATTGGTTCAAAATCCAGCTTCTATTTCATAGCTGTTTTATCTTggcaagtttttgttttttaaacttctAAACCTCAATTTCTTCTTCAATGAACTGAGAATATCACCACCTGGGAAGATTAAATAAGAATCAACATAAGTCGCCTCTCACTGTGCCCAGAATATAATAAAGGTCAGGAAATTggacctttttctttctttcttttttttttaagagagaatttttaatatttattttttagtttttggcagacacaacatctttgtttttgtatgtggtgctgaggatcgaacccgggccgcatgcatgccaggggagcgcactacccattgagccacatccccagccccggaccTTTTTCTTAAGTAAAGCCCTGAGGTCAGGAACTAAGTCTACAAATTGTCTTTAAAACTGTTTCCAACTCCCGCCTAAGGTGAGACTTGTCCCCGTCTTTCCTAGACCACTAGAGGGCAGCACAAAATTGCAAATTCCAGCCTTTGCCTCTTTAGGAGAGGAGTGGGCTTTGGGAGGGGGAAAGGCCAACTGTAGCCCTGATTATTGAGCCATAGCTCAGGGCAAACCTGGAGACCAAAGTATGGCTTTGGTAGCAAGAGCCATGTCCTAAAGAAGTCCACAGAACCATTGGTTCAGGACAGAAGGCAGGACTCCAGAGGGGCCACGTGAAAGTGAGGAGCAGCTCTGAGTTGGCCTAGTTGACTTTGACCAAGTCACTGGACCTCACTTTCCTAGTGATTGAATGAGGGGCTCTGTCCAGCCAATCCCTGAGACCCTTTTCCTCTCTGAAACTGGGCTGTTCTGTGAAGTTGCAGAGGAAGGGGAACCAGGAGCAAAAGAAAGTGGTGGGCACCTAGGGAGCCTGGGGAGGCCAGGCAGCCTGAGGAATGTGGCTGGAGCCTCCTGGGCTCCAGGCGGGTTTTGTGTTCCCACCATTTCTTAACTTTGTGACCCTGGGAGCATCACTCATTGCCTAGGACCATTTCCTGACCAGTAGAAAGGGGACAAGCACAGCCACCTGGTACTGTTCCAGCAGTAGATAAGGACATGGGGCAGCCGTGCAGCTGAGTTGGGGACACATACAAGGTGCCTCATGCTTCTCAGTTCCTCCCTCTCCTGGGGGTGGAGCAGGGGCTCTGGGTCTGAAGGACTCTGTGTTCAGATGCACCACTTCCTGCAGCTCCCTTCCCCAGGGAACCCTCTCTTTGGCAGGAGCAGACGCCCCTAAGCTGAGATCCCTGGCAGGCCACTGACAGTCACATCTTGGGAGGCATTGGCAGAGGAGGAAATGCCAGGCACTTCAAAGTGCTGATGGGAAATGGGGTCAGGCCCATCATGGGGGTTTAGAGCCCCCTCCCAGCTGGCCAGGGAGCCCCAGATCACCTTCTTTCCCTCGAGAAGAACCATCCCTTCCATGGTCCTTGTCCCCAATAGCCCCCCTGTGCCGCAGCTGCTGTCTCTTTAAGGGCCTCCCCCTTCCTCTTTCCCTGCTCCCCCCATCTCTGTCGCAGCCGCTGCTGTGGCACAGAGCTGCATGGGAGACGCTGCTGCAGGTCCGGTTTCTTGGTGTCTGGTCGGTGCCATCATTTCCCCACCCTTCCCCCGCCCTCCCCAGGCTGGCagattcccctccccctccccctccccacagAGGGGGCAGGGGGCTGGGCACGAACTCTCTATAATGCCATGTGCCGCGTCCCTGCCAGGCAGCAAGGACTGTGGCGGCAGCCGAGAGGAGGCGGTGGTGGCGGGAGAGCAGTGCTGACCGCTGACCACTCGCCCCGCCGCTCCTCTGGCTccgtccctccccctccctcctttcaGGGCTGGCACCTCTCCCCCCAGCCCGCCTCCTCGGGCCCTCCCAGTCTCCCCACGTAACCCCCCCACCTGCCGcggctctccctcccctcccccagctgcatcctcctcctcctgtccCCTCTCTCTCGGTCCTCACCAAGTCCTCCCCTGTCGCCTCTTCCCATCCCTCACCGCTTTCTCCTGCTCCCTGCTCCCGTCCTTGGGCTCCCTGCTCTGCCTGGCCAGCCCTCTCCCTGTGTCCCCAGTCTGATCCAGAGTCCCATTCTCTCTTCCTCTGGTCCAGCTCCCTTGTCCCATCCCGTCCCCGCCCTGTCCCCTTTgtgccccttcctctccctccctccctcccccctgctCGGCATCCCGGCTCCACCTCCAACTCCCCTCAGCCCTGCCTCTCTGCCCCTTCTTGACCCGCTCGTCTCCCTGCCCGAGTCCTGAGCCACCATGCTGACCCCGATGGTGGCTGGGGGGGTGGTGTTCcccggactcttcctcctctccaagAACACGCTCCAGCGGCTGCCCCAGCTGCGCTGGGAGGAGGCCGACGCGGTCATTGTCTCAGCCAGGTAAACggcatcccctccccgagctcagtccCTTTCTCCTTCTCAGGCTTTATGGGGACAGAAGGAACCCCATCACCTCCCTGCACCCTTGGCCCCTGTGGGGACGGGGAGCCCGGCGGTGGTCAGTGGGTTCTGCGCCAAGCTCCCTTCTTTCGGGGGTCTTACTCACCTTCCCAGGAGACCTCCCCAAACCAGCCATCTGGTCTACTAGTGTTCAGACTGCTTTTCTTCCCTTCTCCCAGCCACCCTCCCACCTCCCAAACAGGGCCAGCATGTGACTAAAACATTCCTATAAGATGTCAGGGAACAAGGGGTAGAGCACCATGTGTGAATCAGGATGAGTGTTGGGGATGAGGTACAGAGGAGTGAACAGTGGAACTCTCTACAACCCTGGAATTAGGGCCAGCACCGGGAGGGGAGCTCAGTGGCAGTCAAGGAGACAGTGGGAAAGTGGCCAGGAGGAATTTGGGTTCACTGCAGGGCCAGGGGCCCGAGTAATGGGTGGCATGgtgactgggcagccaagtggggcagGAACAGCACAGTCTCCCCTTGCCCTCCTGGGCGTCCTCTCCTGGGCAGAGGCTTTGCTCTCAGCCACACATTCCCAGCATTGTTTCACCTCAGGGTGACCTCCCTGTGTCCTGAGAGGAAGGCCACTCAGTATTCATAAGCCAAGGGAAGGGGAAGGCCACCAGGAATGGGGCAAACTGAGGGACAGTGGCGGAACAACTCAGGACTCTGGAGGTGGTGGTGGTAGGGTGGGTGAATCTGGGAAAGCCCGGTCTTGGGAGGTGAGCCAGGAATGGCCTGAGAAGTGACCAAACCCAAAGCAAATAACTACTAGTGAAGAGGAGACGTCAAGGCACGCGCCTCCCCACCTGCCACTCCTCCCTCTGTCTCCCCAGGTTAGTGTCCTCCGTCCAAGCCATCATGGCCTCCACAGCTGGCTACATCGTCTCCACCTCCTGCAAGCACATCATCGATGACCAGTAAGTGTCACGCACCCACCTCTGCCCAAGTCCCTCCTCTGTTATGTGTGTGATCCCAGAATACCCGAGATCCTCTGGGGAACCACCAGTGGTCCCCACGCTCTTCACTTGGGCCTGAGCAAGTTTTACCGCCACAGCTGCAACTCAACACCAGGGATAAACTTATCCTGTCTTGTCCTCAAAGGTCAGAACCAGGAGAGCAGAAGTAGGGATCAAAGAGAACCCTCAAAGCGGTTCCTGGTCAGCTTCCGGGCTTTTTGTATTGTAGTGGGCTCTGAATGTCACTTCCTCTGTCTCCACCTACACCACCCCTCAGACCCACCCCTTCCAACAAACTCAACTGCCCTgctctcctcttctcctctcaggcCGGGCTCACCCCTTAACTCCTCCCAGAATTCAGGTGTGTTGCCTCAGCTCCCGAGAGAGAGGAGAGATGACACACGAGGCCACTGAGGTCAGGCagtgggggaaggggaagggagggcgaACAGGCCAAAATTTGGCACAGGCAGCTGCTGCAGTGCCTGGTGCTTGCCAGAGAGGCCCAGGCTGGAGAGgtggggcaggaggaggaggagatgggccCTGTCCATGGTGCTGACCAGCCTGTCCTGGCTGACCACAGACTGCTGCAAGTTGCCTGGGGCGAGGGTGCCCGTGACACCTGCCCCTCTGGTTCTGCTCTCCTTCCCTCATGTCCCTGGAGACCCAGGTGACATCATCTGGATGACCCTGATCTAGAGGTGCCCCTGTTCTCTCTTTGCCTCCTCTTTTCCTGGGGGTGAGTTCTCTCCTCTGTAAGGAAGTGAGTAGAACAGTTAGTTCTTGGCTTAACTCTTTCTTCAGACCCAGCCCAGAGATTTGGCTTCTTCCCGCCTTCTCCATGCTCTTTCCTGCCACAGGGTCCAAGGCAAACCTGGGCTTCCACGAGTCTCTTTCTCATGCCTTCTTACCCAGAGGTCACCTTTCAGTTCTTGcatttcctccccctcctccaggtCTGCTCCTGTCCCTCCTTCCCCCTTTAATCCTCAGGTAGGTAGGGAAGATCAGGGTTAATCCAGGGGCAACAGCTGTTCCTACTTCTGAGCACCTAATTTCTGAGAGGGTGGGGATGGGACTTAACACTCCACATGGCATCCCAGGGCCTGGGGCCCCTCTGGCTCCTCCCCCACACTCCAGGGTCCCATCTGTCCCATCCCCATCATGTCCACTGGGCCACCTCTCTGGGCCGCTTCCTGCTATAACTTCTCTGAGGCCAGTTTGGTCCTCTCCCACCTTCTCCCTGAACTACTTGCCCTTTGTTTCTGACCAGCTGCCTCTCCCGTCTCATGCCCAGAACCACCGCGCCATGGGTCTCAAGTCCTCTTCCCTGacatcatcccagtgccagtgggctGCTTGACCCCTTTCCAACCAGCCTTCCCAGGGCCCACCCCGTGTCCTCAGCTGACCTCTACCCCAGGAGCTCCTCACGTGTGGCCCTGGCTCTTTCTCTGTGAAGTGCCTCTAGCTGACTTTACGTTTGTCCCCTGGCTAGCTGGGCAGGCTCCCCCAGGCCTGCTTTTTGGACCTTCCACTCCCACCTTAGACCTGTCTCAGGACTGCAGAAAGTGCCACTGTGCTGACTCAAGAAGAAAAATGCAATGTTGCAGATCCACGTGCTTCTCGGGTTTTGTTTACTCTCAATATATGTAGAACTTTCTCTGTCCACGGCACCTTTGCTCAGCATTTTCTTCTTAATGCTTGGCAGGACCTGAAAAAGCAAGCAATCAGGCCCCCTTCAGGCAGAACAAGCAGCACTGGCAGCACCTCTACCTTGCCTGcgggctgagagagagagagagagagagagagagagagagagagagagcttcccGTGGTTATTCCTTGGCTTAGCCTTTCTGtaactcagtttcctcatctgtacaatGGGGATGAAAGCCATGCTTACTTTTTTAtggaggttttttttgtttgtttgtttgtttcaaggaatgaacccagggacgctttaccactgagccacatccccagccctttttttcactttgagacagggtcttgctaagttgcttagggcctcacaaagttgctgaggctggccttgagcttgtgatcctcctgcctcagcctcccaagttgctgagattacaggtgtgtgccaccatgcatgGCTTTTTGTAGGGTTTTTGTGAGGAATAAATAAGTTTACACAATGTAGAGATTTCGATATTAGTATAGTACTTGGTTGTACTAAATGAGCAATTGGTCTTCAACCATAGGTCTTTACTTCCTGTGTGCTTTGTCCTAATCTGATTCTCTTCATATCTTGCATCTCTGTCCTTTGATCTATAGGTGTTTTCtggtcttcttttctttttccccaaGTATATGagagtatgagagagagagagagagagagcgcacacAAGCTCAGCATGGTGGTTTCTGAGGTCTGTCTGTTTGAATCCCAGCCCCAACACTCAGCAGCTGTGTGACTATATGACATTGAGCAAGTTTATTTCCCTCCACCCTTCGGTTCCATCATCCATAACTCACTGTGTTTTCACCCGAGACTTCACTTCCATCTCAGGGTTGTGGGCGTCCCTTGAGATCTGTCTCTGGTGGAGCGTCGGGTGCTTGGTGGCACCAGGAACCGTCCATTCCCTCTCCTGATCCCTCCCCCTCTCTTTGCCCCACAGACACTGGCTCTCCTCCGCCTACACGCAATTTGCAGTGCCCTACTTCATCTACGACATCTACGCCATGTTCCTCTGCCACTGGCACAAGCACCAGGTCAAAGGGCATGGAGGGGACGGCGGGAGACGCAGAGCACCGGGCAGCACCTGGGCTGTGGTGCGCGGCTACCTGCACAAGGAGTTCCTCATGGTGCTCCACCACGCTGTCATGGTGCTGGTGTGCTTCCCCGTCTCCGTGGTGAGTGCTCCTAGAGCCAGGTGGCCTGGCGGGACTCCGGGGGCTTGTCCTTCACATCACACCAGCTGCAGGGGCCTGGGAGCCCTCCCAGCAGGATGGGGTGGAGGGACATTTCCTGGGCACCCGCCCAGCCCCGGTCACAGGAGGCACAAGGTCTAGAATCAGCCTGGCCCAGCGGGACCGTGCCCAGCTGTGGTACTTTGTGGAGCCTCTGCTGCATGTCTCTGAGCCCCTGTCTCCTCCCCTGAGGTGTGAGGCGCCATCTTACCTGCAGGAATCTAGGAGGGATGCAGAGAGGCAAGGCGCCCAGCTTTGCTCCTGAGATTCTGCAGTTAAGTGACGGGGGAGAGGAAGGGCTGCCCCTCACCCTCCTGCCTCTCCTCCCAGGTGTGGCGACAGGGGAAGGGAGATTTCTTTCTAGGCTGCATGTTGATGGCAGAAGTCAGCACCCCCTTCGTCTGCCTTGGCAAGATCCTCATCCAGGTGAGAGGGTACCTGAGGACGTAGGAGCCTGATCCCAGGGCCCAGGCAGGGAAGGCACTTTCAGGGACCCTCTGGGGCTCTTTAAAGGCCTCCAGGTGCAGTGTCAGGCGGGAAGAGATGCAGGCTGGCTAGAGGGGAGGCAGCGGTGGGGGGTTGTTCTGGGGCCTCTGACCTGCGGGGAAGATGGACAGTGGATGCGCAGGGGGGACAGGGCCTCTGCTCCCCGCCCTGTCACCTGTGCTCTGTCCGCAGTACAAGCAGCAGCACACGCTGCTGCACAAGGTGAACGGGGCCCTGATGCTGCTCAGCTTCCTGTGCTGCCGGGtgctgctcttcccctacctGTACTGGGCCTACGGGCGCCATGCCGGGCTGCCCCTGCTGGCCGTGCCCCTGGCCATCCCAGCCCACGTCAACCTGGGCGCCGCGCTGCTGCTCGCCCCCCAGCTCTACTGGTTCTTCCTCATCTGCCGCGGGGCTTGCCGCCTCTTCCGGCCCCGAGGCTCCCCGCCACCTTCTCCCTGTCAGACCCAGGATTGAGGGTGGGGCCTGGGGACCTTCCCCACCTGCAGCCCCCTTGGGGACAGGGCTCTGGGGCTAGTGGGTGGGGGTTGGGAGCCAGGGGCCCCTTGCCTTGACAGCCCCAGGACTGACGGATGGACTCAGAGGGGGAGGGGcatcttccctcaggggctaAGAACAGGAGCAGGTGACCGCAAGGCTGGGAGAGAGGGGACCTCTCTCAGGAGCCAGGCTGAGCCCCTTCGCACCCCCTGTGCTGGGACAGCCAGGAAAGGGGAAGGGAGCACACTTCCTACCTGCCGAGGGCTGGGGGGCCTGTGGGGAGACAGGGACTCAAGGGGACCAGGAGTCAAGGACATGGGGGTGGCCTGCTGCCAAGGACATACATCCCAGCCCCTCTGCTGCAAACCCCTCTGCTCCCAGGTCACCTGGGAGAAAGGGGACGCCCTGACTCACCCCGCGGGCCTCCTGAGGGCTGGCTGCTGCCTCACAGCTCCTCTCCAGGGAGGCCAGCCTgagggattttatttattttatttattcgccCAAATTCAAACTGATTTGCTGGGGTAGGGGAGGGAGGTGGCTgctacccccacccccagccttccCAGTGCTGAGCAACCCCGGGGGGCCGGTGAAGGGCACCCAGCCCCTTCCCATCAGGCTGCACATCTTGCCCTCGGGCCCTGGCATGTCCCTGGTGCTACAGACCTCTCAAGGCTTCCTCCAATCTGGGGTCGGGGGACCCTGGGAGGTGCTTTACAGACCGCTAATAAAGACGATCTGCGTCTGCGTGAACGCCACTTTGACTGTCTGCCCAGTTCTTtagggcagggaaggaaggaggtgggGACCTGGGGAATGTGGAGCAGAATGACCAAAGAGAGGGCAGCGACCCCACCCCAGCTGGTCACTGAGCAGTCAGGGAGGGAGGAGGCCAGGACCTTTATTTATCAGCAGAGGAGGGTGGATTTGGGCACTCAGGCTGTGTCCAGGGCCCTTGTGGCTCCTTAGGCCCCTTTCTGGAAGCTCCTATGGGGTATAGAGGTCATTGGAAAAGGTGATCCATCATACCGCCTCCCCCAGACCTGGGCCTCCCACCTCTCCTCTCCCTAGGAAGGTTGAGGGGTAGGGCCAGGGGCATGGGGCAGGCCTCACATGTGGGTGCAGAACtggaaaaggaggaagaggaaggccACCACCAGGGCTCCCACCAGGATGTGATTGAAGAGCCCAGGGCTGGAAC is a window encoding:
- the Tlcd3b gene encoding ceramide synthase isoform X2, which encodes MALLFVLGCVFFPVFFAVLRWGLQNYTKLQMEAREAVLVASKLVSSVQAIMASTAGYIVSTSCKHIIDDQHWLSSAYTQFAVPYFIYDIYAMFLCHWHKHQVKGHGGDGGRRRAPGSTWAVVRGYLHKEFLMVLHHAVMVLVCFPVSVVWRQGKGDFFLGCMLMAEVSTPFVCLGKILIQYKQQHTLLHKVNGALMLLSFLCCRVLLFPYLYWAYGRHAGLPLLAVPLAIPAHVNLGAALLLAPQLYWFFLICRGACRLFRPRGSPPPSPCQTQD
- the Tlcd3b gene encoding ceramide synthase isoform X1, with amino-acid sequence MLTPMVAGGVVFPGLFLLSKNTLQRLPQLRWEEADAVIVSARLVSSVQAIMASTAGYIVSTSCKHIIDDQHWLSSAYTQFAVPYFIYDIYAMFLCHWHKHQVKGHGGDGGRRRAPGSTWAVVRGYLHKEFLMVLHHAVMVLVCFPVSVVWRQGKGDFFLGCMLMAEVSTPFVCLGKILIQYKQQHTLLHKVNGALMLLSFLCCRVLLFPYLYWAYGRHAGLPLLAVPLAIPAHVNLGAALLLAPQLYWFFLICRGACRLFRPRGSPPPSPCQTQD